A section of the Pseudorasbora parva isolate DD20220531a chromosome 2, ASM2467924v1, whole genome shotgun sequence genome encodes:
- the kat7a gene encoding histone acetyltransferase KAT7a isoform X1, with the protein MPRRKRNAGSSSEGTEDSDFSAEHTDSSESETHMVRNTRLTRSSLRLSRNSQDSSPAGNPSAPVSEDTLNYSTRRVTRSQQQGVTVSPKKYPLRQSRSSGSDTEQHGEISERDIKQSADHDESPPRTPTGNAPSSESDIDMSSPNVSHDESLAKELSLKESGLAHRPKRRRFHESYNFNMKCPTPGCNSLGNWIPGHLTGKHERHFSISGCPLYHNLSADECKVKASSRDKHVEERMLSQRQDENRHSTRQQAQSERHLRYKEKVTEMRRKRNSVSQKDKYMEHRPSNGSSREPLLENITSDYDLELFRKAQACASDDLEKLRLEGQVTEGGNMIKAIVFGRYELDTWYHSPYPEEYARLGRLYMCEFCLKYMKSQTILRRHMAKCVWKHPPGDEIYRKGAISVFEVDGKKNKIYCQNLCLLAKLFLDHKTLYYDVEPFLFYVMTEADNTGCHLVGYFSKEKNSFLNYNVSCILTMPQYMRQGYGKMLIDFSYLLSKVEEKVGSPERPLSDLGLISYRSYWKEVLLRYLHNFQGKEISIKEISQETAVNPVDIVSTLQSLQMLKYWKGKHLILKRQDLIDDWTTKEAKRGSSKTIDPTALKWSPPKGT; encoded by the exons ATGCCGCGGCGGAAG AGGAATGCAGGCAGCAGCTCTGAAGGTACAGAGGATTCAGATTTCTCCGCTGAGCACACAGACAGCTCAGAGAGTGAAACCCACATGGTTAGAAACACCCGCCTCACTCGATCCTCTCTGAGACTCAGTCGCAACTCGCAAG ATTCCAGTCCTGCGGGGAATCCATCTGCCCCGGTTTCAGAGGACACGTTGAACTATTCCACCCGTCGTGTGACTCGTAGTCAACAGCAGGGGGTGACAGTCTCGCCCAAGAAATACCCCTTGCGGCAAAGTCGCTCTTCTGGCTCAGACACGGAGCAGCATGGGGAAATCTCAGAGAGGG ACATTAAGCAAAGTGCAGACCATGACGAGTCCCCACCCAGGACGCCCACAGGCAACGCTCCTTCCTCTGAGTCTGACATTGACATGTCCAGCCCAAATGTGTCTCATGATGAGAGCCTGGCAAAGGAACTGTCACTGAAAGAATCCGGCCTTGCACACCGACCCAAAAGACGGCgctttcatgagagctacaacTTTAACATGAAGTGCCCCACACCTGGTTGTAATTCACTTGGTAATTGGATTCCAG GACATTTGACAGGGAAACATGAGAGGCACTTTTCAATATCTGGATGTCCACTTTACCATAACCTTTCAGCAGATGAGTGTAAG GTGAAGGCAAGCTCTAGAGACAAACATGTGGAGGAGAGGATGCTGTCACAGCGGCAGGATGAAAACCGTCATTCCACTCGGCAACAG GCCCAGTCAGAGAGACATCTGCGCTATAAGGAAAAGGTGACAGAAATGAGGAGGAAGAGAAACTCTGTTTCACAAAAAGACAAGTACATG GAGCACAGACCGTCCAATGGCAGCAGTCGTGAGCCTCTGCTGGAGAACATCACAAGTGACTATGACCTGGAACTGTTTAGAAAAGCCCAGGCATGTGCTTCGGATGATCTT GAAAAACTCCGGCTTGAGGGGCAGGTCACAGAGGGCGGCAACATGATAAAGGCCATTGTTTTCGGCCGCTACGAGTTGGACACCTGGTACCACTCGCCGTACCCTGAAGAGTACGCGCGCCTCGGGCGTCTCTACATGTGCGAGTTCTGCCTAAAATACATGAAGAGTCAGACTATTCTGCGACGTCACATG GCCAAATGTGTGTGGAAACATCCGCCAGGCGATGAGATTTACAGGAAAGGGGCTATATCTGTTTTTGAAGTGGATGGCAAAAAGAACAAG ATTTATTGCCAAAACCTGTGTCTGCTTGCCAAACTCttcctggaccacaaaacacTATACTACGATGTGGAGCCGTTCCTCTTCTATGTGATGACTGAAGCTGACAATACTGGCTGCCATCTTGTAGGATACTTTTCCAAG GAAAAGAATTCATTCCTGAACTACAATGTCTCCTGCATCCTGACCATGCCACAGTATATGAGGCAGGGTTATGGCAAGATGCTGATTGATTTCA GTTACCTGCTGTCCAAAGTAGAGGAGAAGGTTGGCTCTCCTGAGCGGCCTCTTTCTGATCTCGGCCTCATCAGTTACAGGAGCTACTGGAAAGAAGTGCTCCTACGCTACCTGCACAACTTCCAGGGCAAAGAAATCTCTATTAAAG AAATCAGCCAAGAAACAGCTGTCAATCCTGTAGACATTGTCAGCACTTTACAGTCACTCCAGATGCTAAAGTACTGGAAAGGGAAGCACCTGATCCTAAAAAGACAG GATCTAATTGATGATTGGACAACCAAAGAGGCAAAACGTGGAAGCAGCAAGACTATTGACCCTACGGCCTTGAAGTGGAGCCCACCCAAAGGAACATAA